A genomic segment from Polyangium mundeleinium encodes:
- a CDS encoding nucleoside hydrolase gives MLDVVWDMETGDPDDFLTLLLLLGHPEVNLKAVTITPGTPDQVGVVRQALRWFGRDIPVGAYNLDHQPKSVREGTGPGEGRHGPRGVCVSSWHYKAYGEIPPSRDAAPGPEVLRAVCDASTTLITGAPLKNLGGAMKLPGFQVGRLVVQGGFAGEGVVPPERQLPKFRGMVTCPTFNLNGDPKSALEALRYPGIGSRRFVSKNVCHGVIYDHEMHARIEGLKDKSQSLRLIWQGMDVYLEKKGEKRQNRSSPPEVEESAPEAMGGKAFHDPLAACCAIDPSIGAWAEVELYREKGAWGSRLAPGSGVWIIIGYDREKFLRTLTALPVG, from the coding sequence ATGCTCGACGTCGTCTGGGACATGGAGACGGGGGATCCGGATGATTTTCTCACGCTGCTCCTCCTGCTCGGCCACCCCGAGGTCAACCTCAAGGCGGTGACCATTACGCCGGGCACACCCGATCAGGTGGGGGTGGTGCGCCAGGCCCTCCGCTGGTTTGGCAGGGACATCCCGGTGGGGGCGTACAACCTCGACCACCAACCGAAATCGGTCCGGGAAGGCACGGGCCCGGGGGAGGGGCGGCACGGGCCACGAGGCGTGTGTGTTTCTTCCTGGCATTACAAGGCCTACGGCGAGATCCCGCCCTCGCGAGACGCCGCGCCCGGGCCGGAGGTCTTGCGCGCCGTCTGCGACGCATCGACCACCTTGATCACCGGCGCCCCGCTCAAGAACCTGGGCGGCGCCATGAAGCTCCCCGGCTTCCAGGTGGGACGCCTCGTCGTCCAAGGGGGCTTCGCCGGCGAGGGCGTCGTTCCGCCCGAGCGCCAGCTCCCGAAATTTCGTGGGATGGTCACCTGTCCGACCTTCAACCTCAATGGGGATCCAAAATCCGCGCTGGAGGCGCTGCGATACCCTGGGATCGGGAGCCGCAGGTTCGTCTCCAAGAACGTTTGCCACGGGGTGATTTACGACCACGAAATGCATGCTCGGATCGAGGGGTTGAAGGACAAGAGCCAATCGCTCCGCCTGATCTGGCAAGGGATGGACGTCTATCTGGAGAAAAAGGGGGAAAAGCGACAAAACCGCTCTTCGCCGCCCGAGGTCGAAGAATCGGCGCCGGAGGCCATGGGGGGCAAGGCGTTCCATGATCCTTTGGCGGCCTGCTGCGCGATCGATCCCTCGATCGGCGCGTGGGCCGAGGTCGAGCTGTATCGTGAGAAAGGCGCCTGGGGCTCCCGGCTCGCTCCGGGGTCGGGCGTGTGGATCATCATCGGATACGATCGGGAGAAATTCCTCCGAACCCTGACCGCCCTGCCGGTCGGGTGA
- a CDS encoding fascin domain-containing protein: MIAQRRVWRKRALQRPSGRRLDLFAPGSGITSAYHTGDSDTASKNGTSMASPHVDNNGGSLESGDFISLQASNGRYMVAEDGGGSTLEANRTSPGAWETFRIWKIGGSGVIHSGDSIALQSSNGKYVAAENGGGGEVNANRSSIGPWETLKVSFVGW; encoded by the coding sequence GTGATAGCGCAGCGTCGCGTCTGGCGGAAGAGGGCGCTTCAGCGGCCGTCGGGGCGTCGCCTCGACTTGTTCGCCCCCGGATCGGGCATCACGTCGGCCTACCATACCGGCGACAGCGACACGGCGAGCAAGAACGGCACGTCCATGGCGAGCCCGCACGTCGACAACAATGGCGGGTCGTTGGAGAGCGGCGATTTCATCTCGCTGCAGGCCAGCAATGGGAGGTACATGGTGGCCGAGGACGGCGGCGGCAGCACGCTGGAAGCCAACCGCACGAGCCCTGGCGCCTGGGAGACGTTCCGTATCTGGAAGATCGGCGGTTCGGGCGTCATCCACAGCGGTGATAGCATCGCCCTCCAGAGCTCGAACGGCAAGTACGTCGCGGCCGAAAACGGTGGTGGGGGCGAGGTGAACGCAAACCGCTCGTCGATCGGCCCGTGGGAGACCTTGAAGGTTTCCTTCGTCGGGTGGTGA
- a CDS encoding helix-turn-helix domain-containing protein, translated as MPTPNTADASSSIFALPPPDLSTQIDLCWATKSSGGSGTTFHELFPDAGAHLIFRHSPAGCRMVLIGPATERATTERVAGGEYLGIRFRAGQAPRFADVRSSELTDGCVEVTKIRGIPIESLAERLRALPDLDSRQRAFANLVRDAASPLVTDARCRRATLLLEAHGGQLRVDALADELGLHTRSLERLFLDQFGMTPKRMARLVRLRNVLGALHTGTFATLAELAQACGYADQPHLIRDFKTLTDRLPGEKGAHRSRQLTRADTRIVHRYRP; from the coding sequence ATGCCCACGCCGAACACCGCGGATGCAAGTTCCAGCATCTTCGCGCTTCCGCCCCCCGATCTCTCGACGCAGATCGACCTTTGCTGGGCGACGAAAAGCAGCGGCGGCTCGGGCACGACGTTCCACGAGTTGTTCCCCGACGCTGGAGCACACCTCATCTTCCGCCATTCTCCCGCCGGCTGTCGAATGGTGCTGATCGGGCCCGCCACCGAGCGCGCCACCACCGAGCGCGTCGCCGGCGGCGAGTACCTCGGCATCCGCTTCCGGGCCGGCCAGGCACCGCGCTTCGCGGACGTTCGCTCCTCGGAGCTCACCGACGGATGCGTCGAGGTGACGAAGATCCGAGGCATCCCGATCGAATCCCTGGCCGAGCGATTGCGCGCGCTCCCGGACCTCGACTCGCGACAACGCGCGTTTGCGAATCTGGTCCGGGACGCCGCGTCGCCGCTCGTCACGGATGCACGCTGCCGCAGGGCCACGCTCCTCCTCGAAGCGCACGGAGGTCAGCTCCGGGTCGACGCGCTTGCGGACGAGCTCGGTCTCCACACGCGCAGCCTGGAGCGCCTCTTCCTCGATCAGTTTGGAATGACGCCCAAGCGGATGGCCCGGCTCGTCCGCCTCCGCAACGTCCTCGGCGCGCTGCACACCGGCACCTTCGCGACGCTCGCCGAGCTCGCCCAGGCATGCGGCTACGCGGACCAGCCGCACTTGATCCGGGACTTCAAGACGCTGACCGATCGCCTCCCCGGCGAAAAAGGCGCGCACCGGAGCCGGCAGCTCACACGCGCCGACACGCGGATCGTCCACCGGTATCGTCCGTAG
- a CDS encoding alpha/beta fold hydrolase — translation MQASKERAPSKGAATLSGDSRPVVVRTRRGDVECAFLGDGPPVLALHGAMGGHDQALLLARTAGVPGFRYVAPSRPGYLGTRLSLGRTPAEQADLYRDLLDALEIERAAVMAISGGGPSALQFALSHPDRCWGLVIVSSVCTRVETRLPLAWYLMRVTARCGPLVAAMRRKAEQDPERSARRSIPDPIVRARTLGDPEVGPLLRELQLSTFDRMPLRLQGTENDVAVTRRDQGFALERITAPLLVVHGTNDRAAPFAQAQILAARVPGAELLAIENGEHVSIFTDRERVRARVGPFLHAHAPAE, via the coding sequence ATGCAAGCTTCGAAGGAACGAGCGCCGTCGAAGGGAGCGGCAACGCTGTCGGGCGATTCACGCCCGGTGGTGGTGAGGACGCGGCGCGGCGACGTCGAATGCGCCTTTCTCGGCGATGGCCCTCCGGTGCTCGCGCTCCACGGCGCAATGGGCGGCCACGATCAGGCGCTGCTCCTCGCGCGCACCGCGGGTGTTCCGGGCTTCCGATATGTCGCGCCCTCTCGCCCCGGTTACCTCGGAACACGCCTCTCGCTCGGGCGAACGCCCGCAGAGCAGGCCGATCTCTACCGCGATCTCCTCGATGCGCTCGAAATCGAACGGGCAGCCGTGATGGCCATCTCCGGCGGCGGCCCGTCCGCGCTCCAGTTTGCCCTCAGCCATCCGGATCGCTGCTGGGGACTCGTCATCGTTTCGTCCGTCTGCACCCGCGTCGAGACGCGATTGCCGCTCGCGTGGTACCTCATGCGGGTCACCGCGCGCTGCGGCCCGCTCGTCGCCGCCATGCGGAGAAAGGCCGAGCAGGATCCAGAGCGATCGGCGCGCCGCTCGATTCCGGATCCAATCGTACGCGCCCGCACGCTCGGCGATCCCGAGGTGGGCCCGCTCTTGCGCGAGCTGCAGCTCAGCACGTTCGATCGAATGCCGCTCCGACTCCAGGGCACGGAGAACGACGTCGCCGTGACGCGCCGCGATCAAGGGTTTGCCCTGGAACGAATCACGGCGCCGCTCCTCGTCGTGCACGGGACGAACGACCGAGCGGCGCCCTTTGCGCAAGCGCAAATCCTCGCGGCCCGCGTTCCCGGGGCCGAGCTCCTCGCCATCGAGAATGGCGAGCACGTGAGCATTTTTACCGATCGTGAAAGGGTCCGGGCGCGCGTGGGGCCTTTTCTCCACGCACACGCGCCCGCGGAATAG
- a CDS encoding NmrA family NAD(P)-binding protein, with the protein MFFVVAGVTGNVGSVVAAELLAKGQKVKVLVRDAAKGAEWSKKGAEVAVVALGDKDALAAALAGARGFFVLLPPNFAAPDFYAYQRETADGIAAAVKASGVPHVVLLSSVGADLPDGTGPIKGLHYLENALRVTGTTLTAIRAGYFQENVANSLAPARNAGIFPNFTPSADYPLPQIATKDIGALAASSLLEDGQKNENIDLHGPAYSVRQVAEKLGAALGKTLQVVDIPQDAHVSTLVQGGASQHHAEIFAEMYRGFASGAIAPRGDRLVEGKTPIDEVIQALARS; encoded by the coding sequence ATGTTTTTCGTGGTCGCAGGCGTGACGGGTAACGTCGGTTCGGTCGTCGCGGCAGAGCTCCTGGCCAAAGGGCAAAAGGTCAAGGTCCTCGTGCGCGACGCGGCCAAGGGCGCCGAATGGTCCAAGAAGGGCGCCGAGGTCGCGGTCGTCGCGCTCGGGGACAAGGACGCGCTCGCCGCCGCGCTCGCGGGCGCGCGAGGCTTCTTCGTGCTCCTGCCTCCGAACTTTGCAGCGCCTGATTTTTATGCCTACCAGCGTGAGACCGCGGATGGCATCGCCGCTGCGGTGAAGGCGAGCGGCGTCCCGCATGTCGTCCTTCTCTCCTCCGTGGGCGCGGATCTGCCGGACGGCACGGGGCCCATCAAAGGCCTTCATTACCTGGAGAATGCGCTCCGCGTGACGGGCACCACGCTCACCGCGATTCGCGCGGGGTATTTCCAGGAGAACGTCGCCAACTCACTCGCGCCGGCGCGGAACGCTGGGATCTTTCCGAACTTCACGCCATCGGCAGACTATCCCCTCCCGCAGATCGCCACCAAGGACATCGGCGCGCTCGCTGCCTCCTCGCTCCTCGAAGACGGGCAGAAGAACGAGAACATCGATTTGCACGGCCCCGCGTATTCGGTGCGGCAGGTCGCCGAGAAACTCGGGGCTGCGCTCGGGAAGACCCTCCAGGTGGTCGATATTCCGCAGGATGCTCATGTGAGCACGCTCGTGCAAGGAGGGGCGTCGCAGCACCACGCCGAGATCTTCGCCGAGATGTACCGCGGCTTCGCGAGCGGCGCCATTGCCCCGCGGGGCGACCGCCTGGTCGAGGGAAAAACGCCCATCGACGAGGTGATTCAGGCGCTCGCCCGTTCATGA
- a CDS encoding DUF2271 domain-containing protein: protein MVRSTRNAKRIALTWAAGLFLPMLLACGPATRSDPAFWTPYGGDDGAGGAASDAASSTGTGMGGAGGTGGEAPAGGTLAFRVTTVSLDGEYAPKNIGAIWITDAQDTFVKTLEVWAAKRVEHLVRWRAASGTNVVDAVTGATRKSHIEHVVSWNGTNTAGLEAPDGTYRVHVEFTEWNSSDSGEPSGPWTTTDFVKGPSAQETTLPDDPAFIGRYLSWTP, encoded by the coding sequence ATGGTCAGGTCAACGAGAAACGCGAAACGAATCGCCCTCACGTGGGCGGCAGGCCTCTTCTTGCCCATGCTGCTTGCTTGTGGCCCCGCGACCCGCAGCGACCCTGCATTCTGGACGCCTTATGGCGGCGATGACGGCGCGGGCGGCGCGGCCTCCGACGCGGCGAGCAGCACGGGAACGGGCATGGGCGGCGCGGGCGGAACCGGCGGCGAAGCGCCCGCCGGCGGCACGCTCGCATTTCGCGTCACCACCGTCTCCCTCGACGGTGAGTATGCCCCGAAAAACATCGGCGCCATCTGGATCACAGACGCGCAGGATACGTTCGTGAAGACGCTCGAGGTATGGGCGGCCAAACGCGTCGAGCACCTCGTGCGCTGGAGAGCTGCATCGGGCACAAATGTCGTGGATGCGGTCACCGGCGCCACGAGAAAATCGCACATCGAGCACGTGGTCTCCTGGAATGGCACGAACACGGCTGGCCTCGAGGCTCCGGACGGCACGTATCGCGTGCACGTCGAATTCACTGAATGGAACTCGTCGGACTCCGGCGAACCGTCCGGGCCCTGGACGACGACCGATTTCGTCAAGGGACCGAGCGCCCAGGAGACGACCTTGCCGGACGACCCGGCATTCATCGGAAGGTATCTCTCGTGGACACCCTGA
- a CDS encoding DUF4266 domain-containing protein, with translation MVLRITRFVCLLGLLHGLAACTHVAPYERSRLAHPTMAVGPVSGPGESHMQAVHEGATGGSASAEGGCGCN, from the coding sequence ATGGTCCTGCGCATCACGCGGTTCGTATGCCTGCTCGGGCTCCTGCACGGGCTCGCGGCCTGCACGCACGTCGCGCCTTACGAGCGCAGTCGCCTCGCGCATCCGACGATGGCGGTCGGCCCCGTGTCCGGCCCCGGCGAATCCCACATGCAAGCGGTCCACGAAGGCGCGACCGGCGGATCGGCGAGCGCCGAGGGCGGCTGCGGCTGCAATTGA
- a CDS encoding DUF3570 domain-containing protein, with protein MSFLHREIALLCALLSSVLSLPLSFASDPKAATPVKRQATSGLDASASAETSFYLDDTHVGVVTPTIAGTISSPTAGWSLSGRYLVDVVTAASPDIVATASPPWTEVRHAGNLEGGYEKGDVGVGAHASLSREPDYLSISAGLRGTLELDEKNYGVLLGYAYRHDTAGRAGTPFDVFGWTLERHDLNAGLTIVVNPSTIAAIQLDAMFERGNQAKPYRYVPLFEAGAAEEVPVGASVELVSALRLHARPLEALPFTRDRFALTGRLAHRRSGGTLRVEERLYTDSWGMAASTTDARYSIDIGRYVTIWPRLRFHAQTGTVFWQRATEVAVAADGSITIPEIRTGDRELGPLWTLTGGGGVSVKLGARFTASLQVDGVFTHYLDALYLTRRNALFSALALQATFD; from the coding sequence ATGTCTTTCCTGCACCGTGAGATCGCGCTCCTCTGCGCTCTCCTTTCGTCGGTCCTCTCCCTTCCCCTTTCGTTTGCGAGCGACCCGAAGGCTGCGACGCCGGTGAAGCGTCAGGCCACGTCGGGCCTCGATGCCAGCGCCAGCGCCGAGACGTCCTTTTATCTCGACGATACCCATGTCGGTGTCGTGACCCCGACGATTGCGGGCACGATTTCGAGCCCGACGGCCGGCTGGTCCTTGAGCGGTCGTTATCTCGTCGACGTGGTGACCGCAGCGTCGCCCGATATCGTGGCCACCGCGTCGCCTCCCTGGACGGAGGTCCGTCACGCCGGAAACCTTGAAGGGGGCTACGAAAAAGGAGACGTGGGGGTCGGCGCGCATGCGTCGCTGTCGCGCGAGCCGGATTATCTGTCGATATCGGCAGGGCTCCGCGGGACGCTCGAGCTCGACGAAAAGAACTACGGGGTGCTGCTCGGGTATGCGTACCGGCACGATACGGCGGGACGCGCGGGCACTCCGTTCGACGTGTTTGGATGGACACTCGAGCGGCACGACCTGAATGCCGGGCTCACGATCGTCGTGAATCCCTCGACGATCGCGGCGATTCAGCTCGACGCGATGTTCGAGCGGGGAAATCAGGCCAAACCGTATCGTTACGTGCCCCTCTTCGAGGCAGGGGCCGCGGAGGAGGTCCCAGTCGGCGCGAGCGTCGAGCTCGTCAGCGCGCTACGCCTGCACGCGCGGCCCCTGGAGGCACTGCCTTTCACGCGGGATCGGTTCGCGCTGACCGGGCGTCTCGCGCACCGCCGCTCGGGCGGCACGCTGCGCGTCGAGGAGAGGCTCTACACGGATTCGTGGGGAATGGCCGCGAGCACGACGGATGCGCGATATTCGATCGATATCGGGCGGTACGTCACGATATGGCCACGCCTGCGCTTCCACGCGCAGACCGGCACCGTGTTCTGGCAGCGTGCGACCGAGGTGGCCGTCGCCGCGGACGGATCGATCACGATTCCCGAGATCCGGACCGGGGATCGCGAGCTCGGGCCGCTCTGGACGCTGACGGGCGGAGGAGGGGTGTCCGTGAAGCTCGGCGCGAGGTTCACGGCGAGCCTCCAGGTGGACGGGGTCTTCACGCATTACCTCGACGCGCTCTACCTCACGCGACGGAATGCCTTGTTCTCGGCGCTCGCCCTGCAAGCGACATTCGATTGA
- a CDS encoding rhomboid family intramembrane serine protease has protein sequence MNDLPAHLLALPVPVLLIASVAIVSLLGLASEPVRRALILSPYQVRKNGHVHRLLTAGWVHADFSHLAFNMFSLYFFTEQTIRVLGVTRYLVLYVTAVIVGFIPTTLRYMRKQNYSSLGASGAVAAVMFSAVLLVPKLKLQLMFLPIPVPGIVFAVAYLAYSAWHSVAAGDDINHDAHFSGAIYGALLTYLFEPARVERTVKSFF, from the coding sequence ATGAACGATCTCCCGGCGCATCTCCTCGCCTTGCCCGTTCCCGTCTTGCTGATTGCTTCCGTGGCGATCGTGAGCCTTCTCGGGTTGGCCTCCGAACCCGTGCGGCGAGCGCTGATCTTGAGCCCCTACCAGGTGCGCAAGAACGGGCACGTCCATCGCCTGCTCACCGCAGGCTGGGTGCACGCGGATTTCTCGCACCTCGCGTTCAACATGTTCTCGCTGTACTTCTTCACGGAGCAAACCATTCGCGTGCTCGGCGTGACGCGGTACCTCGTGCTGTACGTGACCGCGGTGATCGTCGGGTTCATTCCCACGACCCTGCGGTACATGCGAAAACAGAATTATAGCTCGCTCGGGGCGTCCGGCGCCGTGGCCGCCGTGATGTTCAGCGCCGTCCTCCTGGTCCCGAAGCTCAAGCTGCAGCTCATGTTCCTGCCGATTCCCGTGCCGGGCATCGTGTTCGCCGTGGCGTACCTCGCCTACAGCGCCTGGCACTCCGTCGCCGCCGGCGACGATATCAACCACGACGCGCATTTTTCCGGCGCGATTTACGGCGCCCTGCTCACGTACCTCTTCGAGCCGGCGCGCGTGGAGCGAACGGTGAAGAGCTTCTTTTGA
- a CDS encoding PHP domain-containing protein translates to MPGIGASLASIITELVRTGQSELLTKLRAELPPGVLELCEIPGLSPKKVQVLHDALGITSVEELRQACLAGRVRSVKGFGLKTQQSLLEAIAQRETREARVLLVDALGVAEPLLDHLRAFPEVKHADLAGDVRRFCETVSEVHVVVASDEACVVLDHAEQFPRVTRVRGRDAQRVDLCLAGDVPASVHVVAPAHYAGALLTHTGSSAHLAELGRVAVEQGLDLDGGRALVSIESEAQMYRALGLHPVPPELREGDGEIEAARQDDFADLVTLGDIQGMVHCHTVFSDGNDTIEDMARAAEAMGMKYLTITDHSPTAHYARGVELDRLKSQWDEIARVQERVKIRLLRGTESDILATGALDYPDVILEQLDVVIASVHSRMKMDEAAMTQRLVEAMRQPIFKIWGHPLGRLLLRREPFACRVEEVLDVIASSRAAIEVNGDPYRLDMEPRWLKEAWKRGIRFVISTDAHSTKGLSSLRFGVGMARRGGLRRGEVLNALGPDGFAAAVRPSH, encoded by the coding sequence GTGCCCGGCATTGGTGCTTCGCTCGCCTCCATCATCACCGAGCTCGTCCGCACGGGGCAATCCGAGCTGCTCACGAAGCTTCGCGCGGAGCTGCCGCCCGGCGTGCTCGAGCTGTGCGAGATTCCCGGGCTCAGCCCGAAAAAAGTCCAGGTGCTCCACGACGCGCTGGGAATCACGAGCGTGGAGGAGCTCCGGCAGGCGTGCCTCGCGGGCCGCGTCCGTTCGGTGAAAGGATTCGGTCTGAAGACGCAGCAGAGCCTGCTCGAAGCCATCGCGCAGCGGGAGACGCGCGAGGCGCGGGTGCTGCTCGTCGACGCGCTCGGCGTCGCGGAGCCGCTGCTCGACCACCTCCGCGCCTTCCCCGAGGTGAAGCATGCGGATCTCGCCGGGGACGTGCGTCGTTTTTGCGAAACGGTCTCCGAGGTGCATGTCGTCGTGGCGAGCGACGAGGCCTGCGTGGTGCTCGATCACGCCGAGCAATTTCCGCGGGTGACGCGGGTGCGGGGCCGAGACGCGCAGCGGGTTGATCTGTGTCTTGCGGGAGACGTGCCGGCATCGGTGCATGTGGTCGCGCCGGCCCATTACGCGGGCGCTCTTTTGACGCATACGGGCTCCTCGGCGCACCTCGCCGAGCTCGGCCGGGTGGCCGTGGAGCAGGGCCTCGATCTCGATGGGGGGCGCGCGCTCGTCAGCATCGAGAGCGAGGCGCAGATGTACCGGGCGCTCGGCCTGCATCCCGTGCCGCCTGAGCTTCGCGAGGGCGACGGGGAGATCGAGGCCGCGCGGCAGGACGATTTCGCCGACCTCGTGACGCTGGGCGACATCCAGGGCATGGTGCATTGCCACACGGTCTTTTCCGACGGCAACGACACGATCGAGGACATGGCGCGCGCGGCCGAGGCGATGGGGATGAAATACCTCACGATCACAGACCACTCGCCGACGGCACATTACGCGAGGGGCGTGGAGCTCGATCGGCTGAAATCGCAATGGGACGAGATCGCGCGCGTCCAGGAGCGCGTAAAGATCAGGCTTCTGCGCGGGACGGAGTCGGACATCCTCGCGACGGGCGCGCTCGATTACCCCGACGTCATCCTGGAGCAACTCGACGTGGTGATCGCGAGCGTCCATTCACGCATGAAGATGGACGAGGCCGCGATGACGCAAAGGCTCGTGGAGGCGATGCGGCAGCCGATTTTCAAGATATGGGGCCACCCGCTCGGACGCCTGCTCTTGCGGCGCGAGCCCTTTGCTTGCCGGGTCGAGGAGGTGCTCGACGTGATCGCCTCGTCGCGGGCCGCGATCGAGGTCAACGGGGACCCATACCGGCTCGACATGGAGCCGCGCTGGCTGAAGGAGGCGTGGAAGCGAGGGATTCGTTTTGTCATCTCGACGGACGCGCATTCGACGAAGGGCCTTTCGTCCCTGCGTTTCGGCGTGGGCATGGCGCGGCGAGGCGGGCTCCGCAGGGGCGAGGTTCTCAATGCGCTCGGCCCCGATGGCTTTGCGGCGGCGGTCAGGCCCAGCCATTGA
- a CDS encoding helix-hairpin-helix domain-containing protein, with product MVDKLDVARALREIGALLRCKGESSFKVQAYENGSAAVEAISRTSFGWSRRGA from the coding sequence ATGGTGGACAAGCTCGATGTCGCCCGAGCGCTTCGCGAGATCGGAGCCCTGCTCCGATGCAAAGGGGAGAGCTCGTTCAAGGTGCAGGCCTACGAGAATGGCTCTGCCGCCGTGGAGGCGATCTCGAGGACCTCGTTCGGCTGGTCGAGGAGGGGCGCCTGA
- a CDS encoding STAS/SEC14 domain-containing protein: MREKHTVFFEPPDTAVWRFVGDISEAEMRELTSREKSLIAGRPYLLKLVDLSRTGSVSAGARKAGAEKVHDVPVLGVAVFGAHFAIRVLADLVVRAGSFLRRIDAVPTRYFATETEARAWLAERRALIKAGRQNGSS, translated from the coding sequence ATGAGGGAGAAGCATACGGTATTTTTCGAGCCGCCGGATACGGCCGTGTGGAGGTTCGTCGGTGACATCAGCGAGGCGGAGATGCGCGAGCTGACGTCACGGGAAAAATCCCTCATCGCCGGCCGCCCCTATCTCCTGAAGCTCGTGGATCTCTCACGCACCGGATCCGTCAGCGCGGGCGCGCGCAAGGCGGGGGCGGAGAAGGTGCACGACGTCCCCGTGCTCGGCGTGGCCGTCTTCGGGGCGCACTTCGCGATCCGCGTCCTCGCGGACCTCGTCGTACGCGCCGGCAGCTTCCTCCGGCGAATCGACGCGGTGCCCACCCGCTATTTCGCGACCGAAACCGAAGCCCGCGCCTGGCTCGCGGAGCGCCGCGCGCTCATCAAGGCCGGAAGGCAAAACGGTTCCTCGTAA